A DNA window from Nitratidesulfovibrio sp. contains the following coding sequences:
- a CDS encoding molybdopterin cofactor-binding domain-containing protein yields MPTDAALFTPNLTGRDYTTPDLRAKLTGAARYAEDFRAEGMLACRLLTSPMPHARVARLDTRAAQGMPGVRAILTADELPPPADSVADSGATIKASPWAEPALSMEPLHQGAPVLAVAAVDDATAVAAIEAIEIEFAPLPFVTDPLDSLRPGGPDARTGGNVWLPPAKAGEQAAVGRLKWTDEDFRAAGPGRLPMGKAAAEWSYGDVEAGFRQSALVLDESFVTPNVSHQALETRSTLAWWENGKLFLAAGTQSTIQTVPAIARWLNMDPKDIVFLSEYTGGGFGGKITASVSVIIPALLSRKANAPVMLRVTREEEQYIGRARPSLAGRMKAGFSPEGRLLALDLFVVQDNGPYEQQHDAAIAGRMGSLLYQPQAMRWRGVPVLTNTPVRGAQTAPGGLQVSAFMGPLLAKAARRLNLDPLDVCHINAPAGRAPVGPPRPDGTLNAATSAFVREALDKGAQAFRWGERRARPADAGTVRRGIGVATGCFVAGTVGFDGLFIITPEGRLRIHCGVGNLGTESFSDVQRVLADAMDVPWEACEILWGNTARHLPWSCISGGSQTIHSMSRAALAAALDARRKLVGIAAATLGGAPEDYDVGGGRVFRRGDGRGLSLGEAARRAIELGGAYDGHECPADVHGMTRTAVAALAGQGLVAVARDAFPRDGQSYSYVAAFAEVELDTETGMYRITDFHAEADAGRVVHPRAFGGQMVGRSMLGIGHATTQKWFYDTRYGLPVAKRFHQTRPPTILSMPERFTWGAVGIPDPQTPVGARGIGEPPTGAACAAVLCALAHAMGDDAFIRAPVMVDAVLAAMEPENGKNRANRPRSLSANV; encoded by the coding sequence ATGCCGACGGACGCCGCCCTGTTCACCCCGAACCTGACCGGACGCGACTACACAACGCCCGATCTGCGCGCCAAGCTCACCGGCGCGGCCCGCTACGCCGAGGACTTCCGGGCCGAAGGCATGCTTGCGTGCCGACTGCTGACCAGCCCCATGCCCCATGCGCGGGTCGCCCGCCTGGACACGCGCGCCGCCCAGGGCATGCCTGGTGTGCGCGCCATTCTCACCGCCGACGAACTGCCGCCCCCGGCGGATTCGGTGGCCGACAGCGGCGCCACCATCAAGGCCAGCCCGTGGGCAGAGCCCGCCCTGAGCATGGAACCACTGCACCAGGGCGCTCCCGTGCTGGCCGTGGCGGCCGTTGACGACGCCACCGCCGTCGCCGCCATCGAGGCCATCGAGATCGAATTCGCTCCCCTGCCCTTCGTCACGGACCCGCTGGACAGCCTGCGCCCCGGCGGCCCCGACGCCCGTACCGGGGGCAACGTCTGGCTCCCCCCCGCCAAGGCGGGCGAACAGGCCGCGGTGGGACGGCTGAAATGGACGGACGAGGACTTCCGCGCCGCCGGTCCGGGCAGGTTGCCCATGGGCAAGGCCGCCGCGGAATGGAGCTACGGCGACGTGGAGGCCGGCTTCCGGCAGTCCGCGCTGGTGCTGGACGAAAGCTTCGTCACCCCCAACGTCAGCCATCAGGCCCTGGAGACGCGCTCCACCCTGGCCTGGTGGGAAAACGGCAAGCTGTTCCTGGCTGCGGGCACCCAGAGCACCATCCAGACCGTACCGGCCATCGCCCGCTGGCTGAACATGGACCCCAAGGACATCGTGTTCCTCAGCGAGTACACGGGCGGCGGCTTCGGCGGCAAGATCACCGCCTCGGTGTCGGTGATCATCCCCGCCCTGCTGTCGCGCAAGGCCAATGCCCCGGTCATGCTGCGCGTCACCCGCGAGGAGGAACAGTACATCGGCCGGGCCAGGCCCAGTCTCGCCGGGCGCATGAAGGCCGGCTTCTCCCCGGAAGGCCGCCTTCTGGCGCTGGACCTGTTCGTGGTGCAGGACAACGGCCCCTACGAGCAGCAGCACGACGCCGCCATTGCCGGGCGCATGGGATCGCTGCTCTACCAGCCCCAAGCCATGCGCTGGCGGGGGGTGCCGGTACTCACCAACACGCCCGTGCGCGGCGCGCAGACGGCCCCCGGCGGGTTGCAGGTCAGCGCCTTCATGGGGCCGCTGCTGGCCAAGGCCGCGCGGCGGCTCAACCTCGACCCGCTGGACGTGTGCCACATCAACGCGCCCGCGGGCCGCGCCCCCGTCGGGCCTCCCAGGCCGGACGGCACGCTCAACGCCGCCACCAGCGCCTTCGTGCGCGAAGCGCTGGACAAGGGGGCCCAGGCATTTCGCTGGGGCGAACGGCGCGCCCGCCCGGCGGACGCGGGCACGGTGCGGCGCGGCATCGGAGTGGCCACGGGGTGCTTCGTGGCCGGAACCGTGGGATTCGACGGATTGTTCATCATCACCCCCGAGGGACGGCTGCGCATCCACTGCGGGGTCGGCAACCTGGGCACCGAATCGTTCAGCGACGTGCAGCGCGTGCTGGCCGACGCCATGGATGTACCTTGGGAAGCCTGCGAAATTCTGTGGGGCAACACGGCCCGGCATCTGCCGTGGAGTTGCATTTCCGGCGGCAGCCAGACCATCCATTCCATGTCGCGCGCCGCCCTTGCGGCGGCCCTTGACGCCCGGCGCAAGCTTGTCGGTATCGCCGCAGCCACCCTGGGCGGCGCGCCGGAGGACTACGACGTCGGCGGCGGACGGGTATTCCGGCGCGGCGACGGGCGCGGCCTGAGCCTGGGAGAGGCGGCGCGGCGGGCCATCGAACTCGGCGGCGCCTACGACGGCCACGAATGTCCGGCCGACGTGCACGGGATGACCAGGACGGCCGTTGCGGCCCTGGCCGGGCAGGGACTCGTGGCCGTGGCCCGCGACGCCTTTCCCAGGGACGGACAGAGTTACTCGTACGTCGCCGCCTTCGCCGAGGTGGAACTGGACACCGAAACCGGCATGTACCGCATCACCGACTTCCATGCCGAGGCCGACGCCGGCCGCGTCGTCCATCCCCGCGCCTTCGGCGGACAAATGGTGGGCCGCTCCATGCTCGGCATCGGTCATGCCACCACCCAGAAATGGTTCTATGACACCCGCTACGGCCTGCCCGTGGCCAAGCGTTTCCACCAGACCCGCCCGCCGACCATCCTCAGCATGCCCGAGCGGTTCACCTGGGGGGCCGTGGGCATCCCCGACCCGCAAACCCCAGTGGGGGCGCGGGGCATCGGCGAGCCGCCCACCGGCGCCGCCTGCGCCGCAGTGCTGTGCGCGCTGGCCCACGCCATGGGCGACGACGCGTTCATCCGCGCGCCGGTCATGGTCGACGCCGTGCTGGCCGCAATGGAACCGGAAAACGGAAAGAACCGCGCGAACCGCCCGCGCAGCCTTTCGGCCAACGTCTGA
- a CDS encoding (2Fe-2S)-binding protein has protein sequence MCDHDAVMSRPAGMTRRQFIRSVIATGVVSFSVPLLPARGGAAARTAPGTVERLVTLTVNGMRRRVDVLPNETLAQTLRGKLGLTGVKVGCDRAECGACTVLVDDVPVYSCSTLTHSVLGKAILTVEGLASPGGELHPLQQGVLDEQGFQCGYCAPGFLMTALGYLKTNPDPTRQQLAHGVSGNLCRCQDYDKILTGLLRGAEYMRRG, from the coding sequence ATGTGCGATCATGATGCGGTCATGTCGCGCCCGGCGGGCATGACCAGGCGGCAGTTCATCAGAAGCGTCATAGCCACCGGCGTGGTTTCCTTTTCCGTGCCGCTGCTTCCCGCGCGCGGCGGCGCGGCGGCACGAACCGCCCCGGGCACGGTGGAACGGCTGGTCACGCTGACCGTCAACGGAATGCGGCGCCGCGTGGACGTGCTGCCCAACGAAACCCTGGCCCAGACCCTGCGCGGCAAGCTGGGACTGACCGGGGTCAAGGTCGGCTGCGACAGGGCCGAATGCGGGGCCTGTACCGTGCTGGTGGACGATGTACCGGTCTATTCCTGCTCCACCCTCACCCACAGCGTCCTGGGCAAGGCCATTCTCACGGTGGAGGGCCTCGCCAGCCCCGGCGGTGAGTTGCATCCGCTCCAGCAGGGCGTCCTGGACGAACAGGGCTTTCAGTGCGGCTACTGCGCGCCGGGCTTTCTCATGACCGCCCTCGGCTACCTGAAGACCAACCCCGACCCCACCCGGCAACAGCTGGCCCACGGCGTTTCAGGCAACCTCTGTCGTTGCCAGGATTACGACAAGATCCTCACCGGCCTCCTGCGCGGGGCCGAATACATGCGAAGGGGGTAG
- a CDS encoding EAL domain-containing protein, with translation MKAGTAEETVPPSTGGERTTGDVAAHNAARRVAPWWRPLAVVFTDVTERVADQPVIIAVQRALALVLPLVTVGAFALMVRHTPFPMLRRALDALFGTAWITMGDALISGTFGIAALAVLCAFSGTMAMVYNQRRGGQFVSPVMSAIVVVACFFVVTNPASDMPWRDMFSMDRGLLLAFLVSVSGSGLFLRLSDVKRLQLPLEAVGHDPVVRDILTVMPAGMLTIVIFSLLRVGLVDTGITDLHGALRTAMSQPFIEGGNTLGLGLLYTSLSQVLWFFGAHGPNLLFPIEDAIFAPAGVANAAALAAGQAPPFVLTKTFFDVFTRMGGSGSTLCLIAAILYASRDSGTRRLALVSLLPALCNVNEPLLFGLPMVMNPVYLIPFLLVPLAQTVAAHAATLLHLVPYTVADVVWTTPPLLNGYAATGSVAGSLMQAFNLGLGMALYLPFVRASDALRERHGRHILAALLRTANGNEVGPGGRKCIDQPGEQGRLAASLANDLAAALAREGELFMEYQPQTGVDGHPHGAEALLRWRHPAYGRIAPPITVALAEDIGIIDRLGMFVLHRACARRVAWTGLVPDGFVMSVNVAPRQLQNPRFDRDVLAVLARTGLAPHLLELELTESTVLLPDARTIEALHRLRAAGVRVAIDDFGMGHASLRYLREFPVDTVKIDRSLTEASHGDINEHIVRSIVDLARSLDITTVVEGVERHEQFVRFVELGCQVFQGYLFSRPVDAAQCLAVVAGWGNGAGRTLFTAP, from the coding sequence ATGAAGGCGGGCACCGCCGAAGAAACCGTTCCGCCGTCCACGGGCGGGGAACGGACCACGGGTGACGTGGCCGCCCACAACGCGGCCCGCCGTGTTGCCCCGTGGTGGCGGCCACTGGCGGTGGTCTTTACCGACGTCACCGAGCGCGTGGCCGACCAGCCCGTAATCATCGCGGTGCAGCGCGCACTGGCCCTGGTGCTGCCGCTGGTCACGGTGGGCGCCTTCGCGCTGATGGTGCGGCACACGCCCTTCCCCATGCTGCGCCGGGCGCTGGACGCGCTGTTCGGCACGGCGTGGATCACCATGGGCGACGCCCTGATTTCCGGCACCTTCGGCATCGCCGCGCTGGCCGTGCTGTGCGCCTTCAGCGGCACCATGGCCATGGTATACAACCAGCGGCGCGGCGGGCAGTTCGTCAGCCCGGTCATGTCCGCCATCGTCGTGGTGGCCTGTTTTTTCGTGGTCACCAACCCGGCCAGCGACATGCCCTGGCGCGACATGTTCTCCATGGACCGGGGCCTGCTGCTGGCGTTCCTCGTTTCCGTGAGCGGGTCGGGGCTGTTCCTGCGCCTGTCGGACGTGAAACGCCTGCAACTGCCGCTGGAGGCCGTGGGGCACGACCCGGTGGTGCGCGACATCCTGACCGTCATGCCCGCAGGCATGCTGACCATCGTCATCTTCAGCCTGTTGCGCGTGGGCCTGGTGGATACCGGCATCACCGACCTGCACGGCGCCTTGCGCACCGCCATGAGCCAGCCCTTCATCGAGGGGGGCAACACCCTGGGCCTCGGCCTGCTGTACACGAGCCTGTCGCAGGTGCTGTGGTTCTTCGGGGCGCACGGCCCCAACCTGCTGTTTCCCATAGAGGACGCCATCTTCGCCCCCGCCGGTGTGGCCAACGCCGCAGCATTGGCGGCAGGCCAGGCGCCGCCGTTCGTGCTGACCAAGACCTTCTTCGACGTGTTCACCCGCATGGGCGGCTCCGGCAGCACGCTGTGCCTCATCGCCGCCATCCTGTACGCCAGCCGCGACAGCGGCACCCGCAGGCTGGCCCTGGTGTCCCTGCTGCCCGCGCTGTGCAACGTCAACGAACCGCTGCTGTTCGGCCTGCCCATGGTCATGAACCCGGTGTACCTGATACCCTTCCTGCTGGTGCCGCTGGCACAGACCGTCGCCGCGCATGCCGCCACCCTGCTGCATCTTGTGCCATACACCGTGGCCGACGTGGTCTGGACCACCCCGCCCCTGCTCAACGGCTATGCGGCCACGGGCTCCGTGGCCGGTTCGCTGATGCAGGCGTTCAACCTGGGCCTCGGCATGGCCCTGTACCTGCCTTTCGTGCGGGCATCCGACGCCTTGCGCGAACGGCACGGCAGGCACATCCTGGCCGCGCTGCTGCGCACCGCCAACGGCAACGAGGTGGGACCGGGCGGGCGCAAGTGCATCGACCAGCCGGGCGAACAGGGCCGTCTGGCCGCCTCGCTGGCCAACGATCTGGCCGCCGCCCTTGCCCGCGAGGGCGAACTGTTCATGGAATACCAGCCCCAGACAGGGGTGGATGGGCACCCGCACGGGGCCGAGGCGCTGCTGCGCTGGCGCCATCCGGCCTACGGGCGCATTGCGCCGCCCATCACCGTGGCCCTGGCCGAAGACATCGGCATCATCGACCGGCTGGGCATGTTCGTGCTGCATCGCGCCTGTGCCCGGCGCGTGGCGTGGACAGGGCTGGTGCCCGACGGCTTCGTCATGTCGGTCAACGTGGCCCCGCGCCAGTTGCAGAACCCGCGCTTCGACCGTGACGTGCTGGCCGTGCTGGCGCGCACCGGCCTTGCCCCGCACCTGCTGGAACTGGAGCTGACCGAATCCACCGTGCTGCTGCCGGACGCGCGCACCATCGAAGCGTTGCACCGCCTGCGCGCGGCGGGCGTGCGCGTGGCCATCGACGACTTCGGCATGGGCCATGCCTCGCTGCGCTACCTGCGCGAGTTTCCGGTGGACACGGTGAAGATCGACCGTTCGCTGACCGAGGCCAGCCACGGCGACATCAACGAACACATCGTGCGCAGCATCGTGGACCTGGCCCGCAGCCTGGACATCACCACCGTGGTGGAAGGGGTGGAACGGCACGAGCAGTTCGTGCGCTTCGTGGAACTGGGGTGCCAGGTCTTCCAGGGCTACCTGTTCAGCCGTCCGGTCGACGCCGCCCAATGCCTGGCGGTGGTGGCCGGATGGGGCAACGGCGCAGGCCGCACTCTTTTCACCGCTCCGTAG
- a CDS encoding D-2-hydroxyacid dehydrogenase: MRIVVLDGYTLNPGDNPWDAVAALGELTVHDRTPREAIRERAAGAHMVLTNKTPLDADTIAALPDLAYIGVLATGYDVVDIRAAAARSIPVCNVPGYGTEAVAQHVFAFLLELCRRIARHDASVKVGNWSANKDWCFWETTQIELTGKTMGIVGFGNMGKRVGQIANAFGMKVLAYSPNTRTMPGYEPFAYVSLDELFARSDVVTLHCPLTDATRGMVNRVRLASMKQGAILINTARGPLLDEAAVAAALNDNHLGGLGVDVVAVEPIRPDNPLLTAKNCLITPHLAWATLTARQTMMRITADNIRAFLAGSPANVVNAPKA; this comes from the coding sequence ATGCGTATCGTCGTACTGGACGGCTACACCCTGAACCCCGGTGACAACCCGTGGGATGCCGTTGCCGCGCTTGGCGAACTGACCGTGCACGATCGCACCCCGCGAGAGGCCATCCGCGAACGTGCCGCGGGCGCCCACATGGTGCTGACCAACAAGACCCCGCTGGATGCCGACACCATCGCCGCGCTGCCCGACCTTGCCTACATCGGCGTGCTGGCCACGGGGTACGATGTGGTGGACATCCGCGCGGCGGCCGCGCGCTCCATCCCGGTGTGCAACGTGCCCGGCTACGGCACCGAGGCCGTGGCCCAGCACGTCTTCGCCTTTCTGCTGGAACTGTGCCGCCGCATTGCCCGGCACGACGCCAGCGTGAAGGTGGGCAACTGGAGCGCCAACAAGGACTGGTGCTTCTGGGAAACCACCCAGATAGAACTGACCGGCAAGACCATGGGCATCGTGGGCTTCGGCAACATGGGCAAGCGCGTGGGGCAAATCGCCAACGCCTTCGGCATGAAGGTGCTGGCCTATTCGCCGAACACCCGCACCATGCCGGGGTACGAGCCGTTCGCCTACGTCTCCCTTGACGAGCTGTTCGCCCGGTCCGACGTGGTCACCCTGCACTGCCCGCTCACCGACGCCACGCGCGGCATGGTCAACCGGGTGCGCCTGGCTTCCATGAAGCAGGGCGCCATCCTCATCAACACCGCGCGCGGTCCCCTGCTGGACGAGGCCGCCGTGGCCGCCGCCCTCAACGACAACCATCTGGGCGGCCTTGGCGTGGATGTGGTGGCGGTGGAACCCATCCGGCCGGACAACCCACTGCTGACGGCCAAGAACTGCCTGATCACCCCGCACCTTGCCTGGGCCACCCTGACCGCGCGCCAGACCATGATGCGCATCACGGCGGACAACATCCGCGCCTTCCTGGCCGGTTCGCCCGCCAACGTGGTGAATGCGCCCAAGGCGTAA
- a CDS encoding ABC transporter substrate-binding protein — protein sequence MAEDELAPGEPVRLGMSAPFSGPGASLGREFHRGAASCLARVNAAGGVHGRRVEIVAMDDGYDPERTVWNVIRLIEEKRVFALFGLVGTPTVTRVLPLLGGHPDRTVPLLFPFTGARPLSLPRHEGLVFRLRASYETEFFELVERLHGAGCTRVAVFYQADAYGREGWADLRDALARRRLSLASEASYPRGAGSDANFTEQAGLILQGMPDAVVCVGTDAACAAFIRDLRDLLAAQGADQLAGQPSGHPAGQQPSPQSTPKPPRTGRPVIPVAMPSFVDSDHLVELLGEMGRTARRDYTRDLVLAEVVPPWTGNLPAAIDYRRDFEEMADAIDVPTVPGDDVVPPSVPGEGQAGPSHSPGEVSFEGYLAARLLVRALERMGPHPSPAGLRMALAGLDGYDLGVGKPYRYTPTEQGLGLVRFSTLRGGVPVDLRDFSEWRR from the coding sequence TTGGCAGAGGACGAACTGGCCCCCGGCGAGCCGGTGCGCCTTGGCATGTCCGCCCCCTTCAGCGGGCCTGGCGCTTCGCTGGGACGCGAATTTCATCGCGGCGCGGCCAGTTGCCTGGCGCGGGTCAATGCAGCGGGGGGGGTACACGGCAGGCGGGTGGAAATCGTGGCCATGGACGATGGCTACGACCCCGAGCGCACCGTGTGGAACGTCATCCGACTCATCGAGGAAAAACGGGTTTTCGCGCTGTTCGGCCTGGTGGGCACGCCCACGGTCACGCGGGTGCTGCCGCTGCTGGGCGGCCATCCCGACCGCACGGTGCCGCTGCTGTTTCCCTTCACCGGGGCGCGCCCCCTGTCCCTGCCGCGCCACGAGGGGCTGGTGTTTCGCCTGCGCGCCTCGTACGAGACAGAGTTTTTCGAACTGGTGGAACGCTTGCACGGGGCGGGGTGCACCCGCGTCGCCGTGTTCTACCAGGCCGATGCCTATGGCCGCGAAGGCTGGGCCGACCTGCGCGATGCCCTGGCCCGCCGCCGCCTGTCCCTGGCCTCGGAGGCGTCCTACCCGCGCGGTGCGGGAAGCGACGCCAACTTCACCGAACAGGCGGGCCTGATCCTGCAAGGCATGCCCGACGCCGTGGTCTGCGTGGGTACCGATGCCGCGTGCGCGGCTTTCATCCGCGACCTGCGCGACCTTCTGGCCGCGCAGGGTGCGGATCAACTGGCCGGTCAGCCGTCTGGCCACCCCGCCGGGCAACAGCCTTCCCCCCAATCCACCCCCAAACCACCCCGGACGGGCAGGCCCGTCATCCCCGTGGCCATGCCGTCGTTCGTGGACAGCGACCACCTGGTGGAATTGCTGGGTGAGATGGGGCGCACCGCGCGGCGCGACTACACGCGCGACCTCGTGCTGGCGGAGGTGGTGCCCCCGTGGACCGGCAACCTGCCCGCAGCCATCGACTACCGCCGTGATTTCGAGGAGATGGCGGATGCCATCGATGTGCCGACCGTGCCCGGTGACGATGTGGTTCCGCCGTCCGTACCAGGCGAGGGGCAGGCGGGGCCTTCCCACAGCCCCGGCGAGGTGAGCTTCGAGGGGTATCTGGCCGCGCGGCTGCTGGTGCGGGCGCTGGAACGCATGGGGCCGCATCCGTCGCCCGCCGGGCTGCGCATGGCCCTGGCCGGGCTTGACGGGTACGACCTGGGCGTTGGCAAGCCGTATCGGTACACCCCCACGGAACAGGGGTTGGGGCTGGTGCGCTTCTCCACCCTGCGCGGCGGCGTGCCGGTGGACCTGCGCGATTTTTCGGAGTGGCGGCGGTGA
- a CDS encoding EAL domain-containing protein: MRRSRLFGRTLRGLIVLFGVYAAVTSIYSGWTLHTLLTREYESKALAIARAIAGADLESLIGRDVTTVQSRIDQFLGIDGVSYVLVVDGRGETVAHTFVPVVPEPVRELVASLAGARMNEVTVLRDRLYLEGLAGADGHGGGREVMHVTMPVFSGVGGFVHIGMDRGRISDYIDGAILRQQGLGLAFFAACAVGAWVLLHSISRPLMRLTDQARRVAAHDFSASPDLPAMKADDEIGDLSRAMHTMSGDLAGLVEGLEDSVRQATAELGGALEQLSTIVAGMADGLLVTDPQGRVLRSNAALCEMFGLDADPDGRPVREVFGFVAPDMPVPPVPGDGIHEFAFETEDGEDIVPEAVVQDNAALLAFLDGADVPGQPMPGVSCTLPGPSAGYASGAGMSSPSGTGMALRSGEVAAVRRDGTPCWVELSLVRRQVMGTTYGICLVRDVTERRRAQDALHRAHGMLERKVRERTRELSRANAQLMLENAERRTVEQALRRAEARFRGIFEHALEGIFQSTPEGRFLSVNPAMARILGYDGIQDMLEGVESIGDGVYVDPARRDEFVARMEEHGQVNAFEFRGRRKGGELIWLSVNARRVPGADGATMYYEGFLEDVTMGHESRERLEHQAFHDPLTGLPNRVLFHDRLQMALKRAARRRNYTFAMLYLDLDRFKVINDSLGHDVGDALLKVVAQKLRECVRDVDTVARFGGDEFGVLLEETPTRGTAVRVARRIRAHLAEPVRIGPHEVFTTASIGIVLRTDQYTTPEELVRDADTAMYRAKEQGQSRFKVFNKRMREEALRLLTIETDLRRAVERQEMRLHYQPVVALEDGALHGVEALLRWTRTEGGDISPSEFVPVAEDTGLITSIGAFALEEVCLQLRRWNDAGLPPPGVVHVNISGRQFMQPGLPHAVEMLLDRTGTDPRALRFEVTESVLMRHGSQAITVMAQLRDLGIRLCLDDFGTGYSSLGYLKRLPVDSIKIDRSFVSGLEHDRDGQAIVRSIVSLGLHLGLEIVAEGVETPTQADILASLGCRYAQGFLYAPPVSAGDLAAMLGAAPFPPAGGGVFAGGSV; the protein is encoded by the coding sequence GTGAGGCGCTCGCGCCTGTTCGGGCGCACCCTGCGGGGGCTCATCGTGCTGTTCGGGGTGTATGCCGCCGTCACGTCCATATACTCCGGCTGGACCCTGCACACCCTGCTGACCCGCGAATACGAAAGCAAGGCGCTGGCCATCGCCCGCGCCATTGCCGGGGCGGACCTGGAAAGCCTGATCGGGCGCGACGTGACCACCGTGCAGTCGCGCATCGACCAGTTCCTGGGCATCGACGGGGTGTCCTACGTGCTGGTGGTGGATGGTCGGGGCGAAACCGTGGCCCACACCTTCGTGCCCGTGGTGCCGGAACCGGTACGCGAACTGGTGGCCTCGCTGGCAGGCGCGCGCATGAACGAGGTCACCGTGCTGCGCGACCGGCTGTATCTGGAAGGACTTGCGGGTGCCGATGGGCATGGGGGCGGGCGCGAGGTGATGCACGTGACCATGCCGGTCTTTTCCGGCGTGGGCGGCTTCGTGCACATCGGCATGGACCGGGGGCGCATCAGCGACTACATCGACGGCGCCATCCTGCGCCAGCAGGGGTTGGGGCTGGCCTTTTTCGCCGCGTGCGCCGTGGGGGCATGGGTGCTGCTGCATTCCATCTCGCGGCCGCTCATGCGCCTGACCGATCAGGCCCGCCGGGTGGCCGCGCATGATTTTTCGGCTTCGCCCGACCTGCCCGCCATGAAGGCAGACGACGAGATCGGCGATCTTTCCCGCGCCATGCACACCATGTCCGGCGACTTGGCCGGGCTGGTGGAGGGGCTGGAGGATTCGGTGCGCCAGGCCACGGCGGAACTGGGCGGCGCGCTGGAACAGCTTTCCACCATCGTGGCGGGCATGGCCGACGGCCTGCTGGTTACCGACCCGCAGGGCAGGGTGCTGCGCAGCAACGCGGCCCTGTGCGAGATGTTCGGCCTGGATGCCGACCCGGACGGCAGGCCGGTACGCGAGGTGTTCGGCTTCGTGGCGCCCGACATGCCGGTGCCGCCAGTGCCAGGGGACGGCATCCACGAATTCGCCTTCGAGACGGAAGACGGCGAGGACATCGTGCCCGAGGCCGTGGTGCAGGACAACGCGGCGCTGCTGGCCTTCCTGGACGGGGCCGACGTGCCCGGACAGCCCATGCCCGGCGTGTCCTGCACGCTGCCCGGCCCGTCAGCGGGATACGCCAGCGGTGCAGGCATGTCATCCCCATCCGGCACGGGCATGGCCCTGCGCTCGGGCGAGGTGGCCGCCGTGCGGCGCGACGGCACCCCCTGCTGGGTGGAACTTTCGCTGGTGCGGCGGCAGGTGATGGGCACCACCTACGGCATCTGCCTGGTGCGCGACGTGACCGAGCGCCGCCGCGCGCAGGACGCCCTGCACCGCGCCCACGGCATGCTGGAACGCAAGGTGCGCGAGCGTACCCGCGAACTGAGCCGGGCCAACGCCCAGCTGATGCTGGAAAACGCCGAGCGCCGCACCGTGGAGCAGGCCCTGCGCCGGGCGGAGGCGCGCTTCCGGGGCATTTTCGAGCATGCCCTGGAAGGCATCTTCCAGAGTACGCCCGAAGGACGTTTCCTGAGCGTCAATCCGGCCATGGCCCGCATCCTGGGGTACGACGGGATACAGGATATGCTGGAGGGCGTGGAATCCATCGGTGACGGGGTGTACGTGGACCCGGCCCGGCGCGACGAATTCGTGGCCCGCATGGAGGAACACGGACAGGTCAACGCCTTCGAGTTCCGGGGGCGGCGCAAGGGGGGCGAACTCATCTGGCTGTCGGTCAATGCCCGGCGGGTGCCGGGGGCCGATGGGGCCACCATGTACTACGAAGGCTTTCTCGAAGACGTCACCATGGGCCACGAAAGCCGCGAACGGCTGGAGCACCAGGCCTTCCACGACCCGCTCACCGGGCTGCCCAACCGCGTGCTGTTCCACGACCGGCTGCAAATGGCCCTCAAGCGTGCGGCGCGCCGCCGCAACTACACCTTCGCCATGCTGTACCTGGACCTTGACCGGTTCAAGGTCATCAACGACAGCCTGGGCCACGACGTGGGCGACGCGCTGCTGAAGGTGGTGGCCCAGAAACTGCGCGAATGCGTGCGCGACGTGGATACCGTGGCCCGCTTCGGCGGTGACGAGTTCGGCGTGCTGCTGGAGGAAACCCCCACCCGGGGCACGGCGGTGCGTGTGGCCCGGCGCATCCGGGCGCATCTGGCGGAACCGGTGCGCATCGGCCCGCACGAGGTGTTCACCACGGCCAGCATCGGCATCGTGCTGCGCACCGACCAGTACACCACGCCGGAAGAACTGGTGCGCGACGCGGACACCGCCATGTACCGCGCCAAGGAGCAGGGCCAGTCGCGCTTCAAGGTGTTCAACAAGCGCATGCGCGAAGAGGCGCTACGTCTGCTGACCATAGAAACCGATCTGCGCCGCGCCGTGGAACGGCAGGAAATGCGCCTGCACTACCAGCCCGTGGTGGCGCTGGAAGACGGCGCCCTGCACGGGGTGGAAGCGCTGCTGCGCTGGACGCGCACCGAAGGGGGTGACATTTCGCCCTCCGAGTTCGTGCCCGTGGCCGAGGACACCGGGCTCATCACCTCCATCGGGGCCTTCGCGCTGGAAGAGGTGTGCCTGCAACTGCGCCGCTGGAACGATGCGGGCCTGCCGCCGCCGGGCGTGGTGCACGTGAACATTTCCGGTCGTCAGTTCATGCAGCCGGGCCTGCCCCACGCCGTGGAAATGCTGCTGGATCGCACCGGTACCGACCCGCGCGCGCTGCGCTTCGAGGTGACCGAAAGCGTGCTGATGCGCCACGGCAGCCAGGCCATCACGGTCATGGCCCAACTGCGCGACCTCGGCATCCGGCTGTGCCTGGACGACTTCGGCACCGGGTACTCCTCGCTGGGCTACCTGAAGCGGCTGCCGGTGGATTCCATCAAGATCGACCGCAGCTTCGTGTCCGGTCTGGAACATGACCGCGACGGCCAGGCCATCGTGCGGTCCATCGTCTCGCTGGGGCTGCACCTGGGGCTGGAGATCGTGGCCGAAGGGGTGGAAACGCCCACCCAGGCGGACATCCTGGCCTCGCTGGGGTGCCGGTACGCCCAGGGCTTTCTGTACGCGCCGCCGGTTTCGGCGGGCGATCTGGCCGCCATGCTGGGCGCGGCACCGTTTCCACCCGCCGGGGGTGGTGTTTTCGCGGGTGGTTCGGTATAG